TCAAAGGGTTCGCGATTTTGTAGAAAAGTATTTTAAGTATAGTACTATGCATAATGTAACGTTCGTTACATCTCATGATCAGTTTGTCGCTCCATTCTTGGTTGTTGTTACCAATCGAAAGATTGATCTGCACTTTGAAAAATCTCCGTGGAATGCCGAAGGCTACAAGCGTTGGCCTAACTACCTTGCGGGTGTAGCCATTATCGTAAACGACAAGGATGAAGTTGATTATGTTCCTGTAAAGGGATTAAAGGAAGGCTTCCTTTATTATCATTGTCGCGGCAAAAATGGCCAGGAAGATGGTTACAGATGTAGTGAATGGAACTAATTGCTGGTTGTCTTTGTGAAAAGACCTGGGACAAAGTCCTGGGTCTTTTTTTATGCGCTCTTTTTTATATATTAGAAATCATGTGGCGTTCAATGCACAATCTCTATTCGAAAGTTGTGGCAGCGGGGATTCTCGTTGCTGCATCGTTGTGTTGTGCCCAAATGCTTCCTGCCCCCAATGTAACCCCACAGGATTTAGCTCCGAAGCAAAATGTTTTCCCGCAGGACAAGTTCCTTATTCTGAAGATGAACAATGATTACCTGCTAAGAGATAATCAGGCGTCTTCTGCGGTTCTCAAGGCGTATGACAGAGCTCAAAGCTCTCTTGCCGAAGAAGAAGGTGCCAAAACGCTGCTGAAACTTATATCCGGGGCTGCGTATATAATCGGTACTCCTGTGGAAAAGGCTGCCAACTGGCATAAGAAATAACTTGCTTTTTTGAGCACTATTTAGCCCGTTGTCACAAACTGACAGCGGGTTTTATCTATATTACTGCACATGGTAGCAGTGTCTAAGTCTAAAGCAAAAAAAGAAATTGAATTTCTCTGTACGGAATGTGGCAATACAACTCCCAAGTGGGCGGGCCGTTGCCCGTTCTGCGGGGCCTGGAGTTCCCTGAAGGAACATGTGGTTGAACACGAAGACGCGGCTGCGGGTCGTGGGGGCAGGGGCTTGGGTGGCCCGGTGCATCAGGTTGTGGCCCTTAAGGATGTGGCGGTAGAAGATACCAAACGCCTTAGTACGGCGAATTCTGAATTTGACCGCGTTCTCGGGGGAGGCTTTGCGCCTGGTTCCCTGGTGCTCATCGGCGGTGATCCCGGTATCGGCAAGTCCACCTTGGTGCTTTCCACCTTGGCCACCATGAACGCTGCCGGCGTAAAGGCTCTTTATGTTAGCGGCGAAGAAAGTGCGGTCCAGGTCAAGCTTCGTAGTGAACGTCTGGATGTGGCCGGCTCCGACATGCTTTTGCTTTGCGAGACTAGCCTGGACAAGATTCTGGAACAGGCCAAGGAAATCAAGCCTCAGGTTTTGGTTATTGATTCCATTCAGACGGTGTATAAGGAAAGCTTGGCGGGCACCCCGGGCAGTGCCAGTCAGCTGCGTGAATGTACCTTGGACCTGATGGTCTTTGCCAAGAATTCCGGATGCATTACCATCGTTATCGGTCACGTTACCAAGGATGGCCAGATTGCTGGTCCCCGAATCTTGGAACACATGGTGGATACGGTGGCCTACTTCGAAGGCGACCGCAACCACCAATACCGCCTGCTCCGAACCATCAAGAACCGCTTTGGCGCCACCGACGAAATCGGCGTATTCGAAATGACAGGTCACGGCCTTTCGCCCGTGGCGAACCCCAGCCGCGTCTTCCTGCAGGAAGGCATGCCGGCAACTCCGGGCAGTGTCGTGTGCTGCACCATGGAAGGCTCCCGCGCCCTTTTGTTTGAAACCCAGGCTCTGGTCAGCCAGACGAATTATGCGGTTCCCCAACGTGTGGCCGCCGGCATCGATGCCAAACGCCTCACCATCATTTTAGCCCTGCTGGAAAAGTTCGGCGGCATAACCATCGGCACCACCGACGTGTTTGCCACCATTGCCGGCGGCTTGAAGGTGAACGATCCTTCCTCGGATCTTGCCCTCGCCTTAGCGGTCGTCAGCAATCATCTAGGCATACCTCTTGGGCGGCAGACCATCGCAATTGGCGAACTGGGTTTATCGGGGGAGGTTCGTGGGGTGAACCTGCTGGACCAACGTCTCAAGGAGGCCCGCCGCCTGGGCATGACTGAGGCAATCGTCCCTGCCAGCGGAAGCCTGCCGGAGAATACCAGCGGAATGAACATCAAACGGGTCCACAGCCTGAGCGAAGCTGTCAGCTGGCTTATGGACAAGAAGTAGCTTGCGGTCGCCTCGCGGTTTTGTCTCGTCGAGTTCCTGAGGAGTAGCGTTGAACCCCGCGGCATCAGTCATCTATCAATTTCTAGACACAAAAAAAGACGTTCTTTCGAACGTCTTTTTTGAAACTTATTGAAGTAGCGTGAAGATTATTCTTCTTCGTCATCTTCTTCGACGTGCTTCTTCTTCTTTTTCTTCTTCTTCTTCGGCTGATCTTCATCATCGCCGTCATTAGAACGTTTCTTCTTCTTGCCTTCGACCTTGATGTCTGCAGCCTTTTCACCGCGCTTGGTGAAGCCGTACTGACGCGGATCGAAACCGGACGGGAAGCGAGTCTTGTTATCGTAGATCACCTTCTTAGCGGTGAACTTTTCGATCTTAGCGCCTTCGAGGTTTGCACCGGAGAAGTCAACGTCGTCCATCTTGGTATCGGCGTCGATCTTGATGCCCTGCATGTTGGCGTTAGTGAAGTTAACCATGACGAGCTTAGCACCAGCGAAGCTTACGCCGCCAAGCTGTGCCAAGATGAAGTCAGAACGTTCGATGGTGGAGTTGGCGAAGTTAGCCTTGGTCAAGTCGGCCTTATCGAAGATGTTCTTAAAGATGTAAGCGCCGTCGAAGACGGACTTCAGGAGTTCTGCACCGACGAAGTTGTTCTTTTCGACGGAGGCGTCAAAGAAAGAGGTCTTGCTCATCTTTGCCTTTTCGAACTTGCCCTTAGCAACGGTACCCTTATCGAATACGACACCAGTCAAATCCTGGCCGTTGAAGTTCATGTTCTTGACGGTTGCCTGAGCGAACTTAGCCTTCTGGAGCTGAGTCTTGGAAAGGTCGACGTCGTCGAATTCGGTCAAGGAAAGGTCAGCGTCCTGGAAGTTGACGTTCTTGAAGTCTGCGCCCTTCATGTTAACCTGGGAAAGACCGGCCTTGGAGAAGTTGACGTCAACGAGGTCAACACCCTTGAAGTTTGCGGCAATCAAGTTACATGCGGTAAAGTCGGTCTTCACAATCTTAGCCTTGCGAAGGTCGGTATTTGCCATCAAGGAACGAGAGAAGTTTGCGTTGGTGAGGTTGGCCTTGTAGAAATTTGCACCGGTAAGGTCAACGTCCATGACGGAAGCCTGAGTAAGGTCAGACTTTTCGAAGCTTGTGTTTTCATCAACCTTCATAGCGTCCAGACGGGCGTTCATGAGGTTGGTCTGCGGGAACTGAGAACCAAGGAGGGTTGCACGGTAGAGGTTTGCACCTTCCATGTCTGCGCCTTCGAAGCTGGAGTTACGGATGTCAGCACCGCTAATGGTAACTTTCTTAAGAGATGCGCCTTCGAAGTTTGCATCGCTAATCACAGCGTTCTGGAAGGAAACTTCGTCAAGGGTAGCCTTGTTGAAATTCGGCTTTTCACCAGTTGCACGACGGAAGTCGGTGGTGTTCTTGACAGCCTTAGCCTTGGTAAAGTTATAGCCGTCGATCTTCTTATTACTAAAAGAAACGTTCAGGTCCTTACCCTGCCAGTTATCCTGTGCAAAGACGTTCATTGCCAAGGCACTGATGAGGCAGAGACCGAACTTGGATACTCTCGTCATATTCATATTAACACATTCCCTTTTAAGGATGATAAATCGTATAGCCCTAAAATAACTAAAAAAATGTGAAAAACTACACATCAAATAAAAAAAACTCAATAAATAAAAGCTAATTTTAGGACCGAAATGAGTTTTTTTGCATCAAACCAGTATGATGTAGTGGTTTGTGGGGCCGGTCCTGCCGGTCTCATGGCTGCTTGTACCCTCGGAAGAAAGACTTCCGGTGCTAGACGGATTTTGCTTCTGGATAAAAAGGAACCCTGGAAGGAACCTATTTTCTGTGCCGAAGCGGTATCCACTGGCAGGTTGAGTGCTTTGTGGCCCATTGACCGTTCCTGGGTCCGCCAGGACCTTTCTGGCATCTATTTTACTTCCCGCAAGCGTTACCGTGCTGAATTCTACAGCAAGAACTGCGGCCTCCTGTTGGACCGAGCCAAGTTCCATAAGGCTATTGCCGACGGTTGCTGCAATGCTGGTGTGGAATGCCATTTTGATACTGTTATCAAGAAACTTGACCGCGAAAATGATTCCTGGACTATTACGGTTTCTGTAAATGGTACCGAAGAGACTTTGCATGCACCGGTGGTGGTGGATGCTACAGGTCCGGGTGCTCGCCTTACAAAGAACATTGCTTGCCTTGAAGGCATCGAATCTGGTGATACCGATCTGGAACCCGCCATTTTCGCGGTTGCCGAAGGCATTGAGCACAGCCCGGAACATATTGAATTATTCTTTGGTAGCGATTTCCCGTCTGGCTATGGCTGGATTTTCCCCCGCGATGGCAAGGAAGTGAATATCGGCTTTGTTCTCGGCAAGGATGTAAAGCAGGATGTTTCCAACCGCCAGAAGTTGCTGAACTTCCTGGCAGAAGAATATCCTCAGGCCAAGGTCAAGGCTATTTATGGCGGTATGATCGCTTGTGGTCAGTCCGACAAGCCCATGGCCATGCACGGTTTGTTCAAGGCCGGCGATGCCGCAAGTTGCGTCAATCCCATCAGCCGTTCCGGCATTACGGAATCCTTGCTGTGTGGCAAGATTGTTGCTGAAACTGTTGTGGAATGGCTGGACGACTCCGGCGCGAACCGCACTGCTATCGAGGCCAAGGCCCATAGCCGCTGGATGGAAGAAATGGGCAATTCCCATATGCAGATTGCCCGTGGTAAGGTTGCCTTCAACCAGATCACCGATGATCAGTTGAACAAGGCTGCCCTGCGCCTGTCCAAGCTTCCCCGCGAAAAGCAGACTATTTTCCGCATTTTCCTGAACGTTCTGTGGGCTAGCCCCTCCCTGGTCTGGAAGCTGCGCTCCTTCTTGCATTGGTAGTATTAAGGTTTATTGATCATGTCTAACGCCATTGAAAAACGTCTTGAGGAAATTCGCGACAAGTTCGCTTCCTTTACAGATCCTGATGACAAGTGGAAGTTCCTCCTGGACCTAGCCAAGGCCCACAAGGGAATGGATGCAAGTCTCAAGGCGGAAAAGTTTATTATTGTGGGCTGCGCCTCTACCATGTACCTCGTTCCCAGTTTTGATGGTGAAAAGATTCACTTCGAAATGGATGTGGAAGGGGGTACTACCAATCCGCTGATTAGCCGTGGCTTGGGTTGCCTCGCTCTCCAGGTTTATAATGACATGGCTCCTGCAGATATCTTGTCTGTGGATCCGGCCTTCTTCCAGCAGATTGGCTTGAACGTGGGACTTTCTCCCACTCGTTCCAATGGCTTTGCAAGCTTGGTCAAGCAGATTTATTTATACGCAAGAGTGTTTGCCGCACTCGCAAAAAAGTAACTGAAAAAGAATAGGACAAAGAAAAATGGGTTTCAGTTTTTTGAATGGAAAGAGCCCCTTTGATGAGGCTGAAGAACGCCTGGAAGCAGGTGAAACCATTAATGGCAAGCCGAAGATGCCGAAGGCTCCGGTGATGGGCTGGCAGGACGGCGTGTTCCTCCTGGTCATTATTGGCTTGGTTATTGGTGGCTATCAGTATTATCAGTATGCCAAGAAGAAGTCTGCCGATGCATTTGCCGCTTGCGACGCCTTGTATGTCGCAACCGCATCCGATGTTGCAAAGTATGCAGAAGTTGAAGTCTGCTACGAAGCTACCTGGGATCTGGGCTTCGTTAGCGATTCCCTGGAAGTTCTTCGTCAGGAACGCTTGGGCAAGATTGAAGACTTGCGCAATGCCCAGAAGGATCTGTACGACGATGTGAACGCCGACTTGACCAAGGGCGATTCCGCAACCGCCATGAAGAAGGTTTCCGCTTACACTGGTCCGGTTCTGCTTTTCGGTGGTGCCAAGGAAGACTGGGAAGGCTTGGTGAAGGCTGCCGCAGATTTCGAAGCTGCAGAAGCTGCCCGTATTGCTGCAGAAAAGGCTGCCAAGGAAGAAGCCGAACGCCTCGCCGCTGAAGAAGCAGCCAAGGCTGAAGCAGAAAAGGCGGCCAAGAGCAAGAAGAAGGGTCGCAAGGCTAAGAAGTAATTTCCGCTTCTTGTTTGCCGGTGTGGCGCTGTAGCCATGTCTGAAAAAATGAAAGCTAGGTCTAGGACCTGGCTTTTTTTTGTAATTTCGGAGGGGGCCGTCGGCCCGATAGAATCTTACTTCTTTATAAGGGTGATTTCGCGCTCGGTTTCGTTAAGGATGTCGATGCGAATTTCGTGGGTGATGCCCGGGTCATTGTCTTCCAAACGTTCGGGCCATTCCAATAGGCTGATTCCCTGTTCGAGGTAATCCGGATCCAGACCGACTTCGTAAAGGTCGGCGCCACCTTCCAAACGGTACAAGTCGAAATGGAAAATGGGCGGATTGTTGGGGTATTCGTGAAGAATGGTGTAGGTGGGAGAGCACACGGAACCTTCGAAACCCAGCCCCTTGCAAACACCGCGGCTAATCACGGTCTTGCCTGCGCCCAGGTTGCCGTAAAGGGCGACCTTGTCGCCGGGCTTCAGCGACTTGCCG
The Fibrobacter sp. DNA segment above includes these coding regions:
- a CDS encoding pentapeptide repeat-containing protein, which translates into the protein MNMTRVSKFGLCLISALAMNVFAQDNWQGKDLNVSFSNKKIDGYNFTKAKAVKNTTDFRRATGEKPNFNKATLDEVSFQNAVISDANFEGASLKKVTISGADIRNSSFEGADMEGANLYRATLLGSQFPQTNLMNARLDAMKVDENTSFEKSDLTQASVMDVDLTGANFYKANLTNANFSRSLMANTDLRKAKIVKTDFTACNLIAANFKGVDLVDVNFSKAGLSQVNMKGADFKNVNFQDADLSLTEFDDVDLSKTQLQKAKFAQATVKNMNFNGQDLTGVVFDKGTVAKGKFEKAKMSKTSFFDASVEKNNFVGAELLKSVFDGAYIFKNIFDKADLTKANFANSTIERSDFILAQLGGVSFAGAKLVMVNFTNANMQGIKIDADTKMDDVDFSGANLEGAKIEKFTAKKVIYDNKTRFPSGFDPRQYGFTKRGEKAADIKVEGKKKKRSNDGDDEDQPKKKKKKKKKHVEEDDEEE
- a CDS encoding SufE family protein, whose translation is MSNAIEKRLEEIRDKFASFTDPDDKWKFLLDLAKAHKGMDASLKAEKFIIVGCASTMYLVPSFDGEKIHFEMDVEGGTTNPLISRGLGCLALQVYNDMAPADILSVDPAFFQQIGLNVGLSPTRSNGFASLVKQIYLYARVFAALAKK
- a CDS encoding NAD(P)/FAD-dependent oxidoreductase, whose amino-acid sequence is MSFFASNQYDVVVCGAGPAGLMAACTLGRKTSGARRILLLDKKEPWKEPIFCAEAVSTGRLSALWPIDRSWVRQDLSGIYFTSRKRYRAEFYSKNCGLLLDRAKFHKAIADGCCNAGVECHFDTVIKKLDRENDSWTITVSVNGTEETLHAPVVVDATGPGARLTKNIACLEGIESGDTDLEPAIFAVAEGIEHSPEHIELFFGSDFPSGYGWIFPRDGKEVNIGFVLGKDVKQDVSNRQKLLNFLAEEYPQAKVKAIYGGMIACGQSDKPMAMHGLFKAGDAASCVNPISRSGITESLLCGKIVAETVVEWLDDSGANRTAIEAKAHSRWMEEMGNSHMQIARGKVAFNQITDDQLNKAALRLSKLPREKQTIFRIFLNVLWASPSLVWKLRSFLHW
- the radA gene encoding DNA repair protein RadA, which translates into the protein MVAVSKSKAKKEIEFLCTECGNTTPKWAGRCPFCGAWSSLKEHVVEHEDAAAGRGGRGLGGPVHQVVALKDVAVEDTKRLSTANSEFDRVLGGGFAPGSLVLIGGDPGIGKSTLVLSTLATMNAAGVKALYVSGEESAVQVKLRSERLDVAGSDMLLLCETSLDKILEQAKEIKPQVLVIDSIQTVYKESLAGTPGSASQLRECTLDLMVFAKNSGCITIVIGHVTKDGQIAGPRILEHMVDTVAYFEGDRNHQYRLLRTIKNRFGATDEIGVFEMTGHGLSPVANPSRVFLQEGMPATPGSVVCCTMEGSRALLFETQALVSQTNYAVPQRVAAGIDAKRLTIILALLEKFGGITIGTTDVFATIAGGLKVNDPSSDLALALAVVSNHLGIPLGRQTIAIGELGLSGEVRGVNLLDQRLKEARRLGMTEAIVPASGSLPENTSGMNIKRVHSLSEAVSWLMDKK
- the tsaE gene encoding tRNA (adenosine(37)-N6)-threonylcarbamoyltransferase complex ATPase subunit type 1 TsaE, which translates into the protein MRFTSEEDTYNWAVEFGKSLKPGDKVALYGNLGAGKTVISRGVCKGLGFEGSVCSPTYTILHEYPNNPPIFHFDLYRLEGGADLYEVGLDPDYLEQGISLLEWPERLEDNDPGITHEIRIDILNETEREITLIKK